CCGTATTCTTCAGTCAGAATCTACCGTCTCCTGCCCTTATGACACTATTGATTTGATTCTCCTGACTCAAGATAAAAGTTACGCAGGTAACATTGCAAAGCCACCTCTCGACCTGGTACAATGACCGGCGGGTCAATAAAGGAGGACACTATGGGAGATTATTACAAAGCCGAAGATTTAGATCGGTTCGGGGAAGTAGGAAAACACAACCCTGAGCTATTCAAAAAGTTTCTTGCGTGGTACACTGCTGCTCTAGAGCCTGGCATGCTCACAAAACGGGAAAAAGCATTAATCGGAGTTGCCGTTGCGCATGCGGTTCAGTGTCCCTACTGTATTGATGCCTATACCAAAGCCTGCATGGAGGAAGGCATGAGCCTCGAACATATCACGGAGGCGGTTCATGTGGCAGCCGCGATCAGGGGCGGCGCTTCCCTTGTGCACACGATCCAGGCACATAACGTCGCGGACAAGCTCTCTTTGTGAGGAATCGACCGTCATGCAGGAATCAGCTTTTTCCAAAAAGGTGCTTTCGGTACATTCAGGGCCGCTCACGGCCAGGGAGATCCCGACCCTCCAGGTGAACGTAGGGTACCGTTGCAACCTGTCGTGCAAGCATTGTCATGTAGAGGGTGGTCCTTCCCGGACAGAAATGATGGACGAGGAGACCGTGGATAGTGTCCTTGCTGTGCTCGCGAGATTACCGATCGGTACCATCGACATTACCGGCGGCGCTCCTGAAATGAACCCTCACTTCAGATATTTGATTACCGAAGCACGAAAATTGAACAAACATGTTATAGCACGCACGAACCTGGCCATCTTTTATGAAGAAGGTATGG
The Nitrospirota bacterium genome window above contains:
- a CDS encoding arsenosugar biosynthesis-associated peroxidase-like protein; the protein is MGDYYKAEDLDRFGEVGKHNPELFKKFLAWYTAALEPGMLTKREKALIGVAVAHAVQCPYCIDAYTKACMEEGMSLEHITEAVHVAAAIRGGASLVHTIQAHNVADKLSL